DNA from Rubripirellula lacrimiformis:
CAAATTGAACAATGCAAATTGAATGTTGGGGGAATGGTTGGCGGCACTTCAGTTACCGCCGATTGCAATCTTGGCCCCCTCACCCCAACCCTCTCCCCCAGATCCCCATCGAAGCTCCACTTCGATGGGATCCGGGGGAGAGGGGGCAAAAAGGTGGCGAAGCCGACGTTTCTTGGCCCCCTCACCTCGATCCTCTCCCCCCGCGGCCGCTGCGCTGCGGGTGGAGAGGAGGCAGAATGGGGATAGAGCTGACGCCGATTGTCCCCCCCTCACCACCTTCCTCTTCCCCCCCCCGCGTTCGCTGCGCTGTGGGTGGAGAGGAGGCGAAAAAGGGGCGGAGCTGACGCCGCTTTTTGCCCCCTCTCCCCCGCATCGGACACGAGTTTTGCTCGTGTCCGAAGTGGGGGAGAGGGTTGGGGTGAGGGGGGCGCTGAGAAGAACGATTGCAAATTGCAAATTGAACAATGCAAATTGAATATTGGGGGAATGGTTGGCGGCACTTCAGTTACCGCCGATTGCATTTCGGGCCCCCTCACCCCAACCCTCTCCCCCAGATCCCCATCGAAGCTCCACTTCGATGGGGATCCGGGGGAGAGGGGGCAAAAAGATGGCGAAGCCGGCGTTTCTTGGCCCCCTCACCTCGGTCCTCTCCCCCCGCGTTCGCTGCGCTGCGGGGGGAGAGGAGGCAAAATGGGGGCGAGGGTGCAGTTGCGTTTCTTGCCCCCTCTCCCCCGCCGCCGCTGCGCTGCGGGTGGAGTGGAGGCGAAAAAGGGGGGGGCACCAGAAGGCGCAAAGACTCCCCTCCCTCGCTAGTCGCTCAGCTTCCTCAAAGAGTTTCGCTGACTGGCTTGCCAGTCAAGTCGCTGGCCGTTTGGCCAGCGGGCCACTCACGTCACGCTGCGGCTACTCGGTCGTTTTGACCGGCTCGCTTAGGGTAGCTGCGCGGGCGGGGTCGGCGTTCCGGCTGCGTTGGCTGCGGACGGTGATGGTTTGCCCTTTCGAGGCATCTAGATAGCGGTCGCTGCCATAACGGTAGTACGAATGTCCGTACTCGCCGCCGGGTTGTCCACCGTAACTATCGGACCAAGCTTGGCTGTAGGTTGCACTGTATCCACTGTCGCCGACGGCGTTGATGACCAGTCCGATGATATTGACATGCAACATTCGCAGCATGGTGATCGCACGCTTGGACATCGGTTTGATATTACGCCCGATTCGCATCACCACCATGACACCGTCGGCATAGGTGGCAACGTTGCTTGCATCGGTAACTGCCAACAACGGTGGCGTGTCAATGATGATCAGGTCGAACTGCAGTCGGGCTTCGTCCAAGATCTGTCCGAACTCAGGCATCATCAATGCTTCAGCCGGGTTGTTCGGACGGGGCCCGGAAGCTAACACAAACAGGTCTTCGGTATCGGTCGGGACTACGATGTCGGCCAACTGTCCCTCGCCGTTGATTAGCGATGTCAGCCCTAGTTCCGATTGGACCCCAAAAATCTTCGCTTGGGTCGGTCGGCGTAGGTCAGCATCGATCAGCAAGACTCGTTTGCCGGCACGAGCAACGCTGGCGGCCAGGTTGGCCGCAACGGTGCTCTTGCCATCGCCCGGCAGAGCGCTTGTGATCTGCAGAACCTGATATTCTGGTGGTGCCCCTGCCACCGGGAACAGGCTGGTTCGAACCGAACGCACAGCTTCCGAACACGGTGCGTGTGGGTGATGCAGCACGGTTACGATTTGATCCGTGTGAGGGAACAGGTCGTTCCCAGACGACTTCTTCAGCTGTCGCTTGCTGGGCGTCAGGATCACGGGTAGGTGAGCGAGGATCGGCAAGCCCAACAGGGTCGAAATTTCGTCCGGGCTGCGGAAGGTCCGTTCGGACCAGTCCCACAAGAACGCCAGCGCCCCGCCGGCCACTAGCCCCAGGAATCCGCCCATTACCAGTGCCCGCGATAACAGCGGCCCAACCAGCATGCCCAGCCCTGCAGGTCGCAGCACCTTGACGTGCAGTCCCGAATTCATGCCCGGTAAGTTCGCCTTTTCCAGTTGAGTGTCGTACAAATCCAAGGTTTCTTGATAGCGGGCGATGCGACGCAGGAATGAAGCGTTTTCGCCTTCAAATTCCATCAACTTCAAAGCCTTGGCGCGAACATCTTCCAAGCGTTTGGTTGTGTCCGCCACATCCTCGTTGATCAAGTCCTGCTTTTTCCGCAGACTGGAAACATACGTGGTAAGCAGTGCCTGCGCGGCTTCGTCTTGCCGCTTGACCACGTCGATCTTTTCAGGGCTAACGTTGTTGCGAGTTTGTTGCAATTCACGCAGTGCTTTTTCGGTGGCCTTTAGCTTTTGTTCGACTGTTAAGCGTTGCGGATGGTTGGCGGCGAATTGAATGGCCAGCATCTCGGCCTGGACACGCAAGTCCATCAACTGAGTTTGCAGTTCCAGATTGTCGTTGGGAGCTTCGACGATCGCCTGATGCATCTGTTCGATGTCGCGAACATCATCCAACAGGTATTGGACTTCTTGGAAGACGGCATAGGGATGTCGGCCGCCTTTGACCGCTTCGCGAATCAGTCGCAATTTGCTGTCCAGCTGACGAGCCTGTGACTGCAGGTTGTACAGATTGTCTTCCAAACGGATGGCGTCGTCGCGGTACGGATTGATCGCTTCGCCCTTCCCATTCCATTCCAGCGGAGCATTGGCTCGAAACTCCGTGAACTCATTTTCCAGTTCGTCCAGCTTGGGAATGATCGAATCGCGGCTATCACGAAAGAAGCCGACAACATTTTCGATGTTCCCTTGATGGCGACCATTGATGCTTTTGTCGTACGCGTCGACCACGGCATTGACGATCGCGGTGGCGACAGTCGGGTCGCCCGATTCGAAGGACACTTCGACGATTGTGCGATCGGGAGATTCAGCGCCTTCGAACGGTGGCGACAGCACCAAATTGGCACGGATCATATTGATCAATGAAGACACGTCGGCCGGTGTTTCATCAAACGCTGTCAGTTGGCCAATCGCGATCGCGTCGCTCAGCACATCCTGGGATGTCATTTCGGCCTGGATGAACGCCAAATTCGGGGCCGTTTCGACCACAATTTCGGACGCACTTCCTGTGTTGGTCGGGACATTTTGGCTGTAGACCTCGATGGTCGCCGCCGCCCGGAAGGTTTCGTCTTGAGTCGTGAAGAACCAATAACCCGCGCCCAAACCGCAAAGGATCAGCAACAGGATCACACCCTTGCGTCGCCACAACACACCGCCGACCGAAACATCGGATGGGCCGGACATCGGGGGGGCCATTCCAATGTCCGAACGTGAAGTCTGAGTATGAGATGCTGGCTGCATCGTGTTCCCAATCAATGGAGAAAAACTTTGGATGAGCAATTAGCCGGTCGCGGCGATCATTCGACGAGACGGAAATTTCACGAGGTGACAATTCTTTCGGACGATCTTTTCCCGTGATTCGGGGGACGATCGATTGAAGTGCACCTAGTGCTGAGGGGTGGCAGACGGTTCGAATGCGAGTGCACGACTGCTGAACAAAAATTCGCCTGTCATCGAAAGCCCAGGATACGCTGCCGTTAGGAAACAGTCAAAGTCTTGCCCCCTAGAATGGCCGCTTTCTTCCGGCTTGCGCCCCACCCAATCCGGGTAAATCCATCGATCGTTTTAAGCCGCAGAATCCGACGTTGCAGATGATCGGCGCCCTGGCACTCGGATGGCCTTTGCCAAATCTATTTGCAAGCCAATGCGTGGCGATGTCGGTGCCCCTGTCTATCAAGCTGCAAGCGATCAGTCGAAACAATTTTAAGGCGCGAGCGGGACATCGCCACATTGTTTCGTCCACTCTCCCCCCCCGTAATCTGCTGCGCGGCGGGTGGAGAGGGGGCAGAAAGCAGACGTGTCCACGCCGGTTTTTGCTTTGCCCCCCTCACCTCCATCCTCTGCCCCCCCGTAATCCGCTGCGCGGCGGGTGGAGAGGAGGCAGAAAGGGATGGAGCAGCCGGCGTTTCTTGCTCCCTCTCCCCCGCATCGGACACGAGTTTTGCTCGTGTCCGAAGTGGGGGAGAGGGTTGGGGTGAGGGGGCTGGCATGAGAGGGCATGTGGCGGAGCACACGCAGATTTGGGCCCCCCCTTCTGCCCGCGATGTCGCGGGGACATGAAATCGCTATTCGCCGGACGGGTTCTTGTCGGCCTGCTCTGGATCTGCGATGGAACCGTTCTCGCGAGCTTTGCGGCGGAACTGTTCCGCCGTTTCCTTGTCGCCCAACTGGTCATAGATTTTGGCCAATTGCAGCTGAATCGGGCCCGGTTGTTGGCTTCGTTCCAATGCCTTTTGGTAATCGATCGCGGCCGAAGGATAGTCTTGTTTCTTCAGATAGATCATCGCTCGCGTGTCCAGGTAGTCCGGATTCTCCGGTTCCGCCTGCACCGCTTGGTCGGCCAAGTGCAACGCTGCTTCTAGATCCGCTGACTCGGACTGCGCCATCAAGTATGCCAAGTTATTGGCGACGACAACCAGATTGGGGTCCAGAGCAACCGCTTGTTTCATGTTCAATTGAGCCAGTCCAGGCTTGCCCGCCAGCCATTCCAGACTGCCCAGCGTGAAGTGGGCCATCGCCGAACCATTTCCATCGGCGATCATTTGACGCATCGTCTTGCGACTTTCCTCTAGCTTTTCTGCCGACGATCGTGACACCTCGACCAGTCGTGTCAGTGCCGGTTGGCAATCGCGGTCATAGTCCAGAGCTACCACCAAGTACTTGAAACTATCCTGGATGCCCTTCGCTGCGTATTCGGTGTCAAACATCCGAATGAATACGGCGGCAAGCAGTTTGCGGAACGATTCATTGTCCTCCTGCGCTAGCCCTTCCTTCAACAGACGCTCGGCATCCGGCAGTTGCCCCATGTAAAACAGCGAAGTTGCGTACAGCAATCGATTCCGTGTGTCGCCCGGATTGCGAACGAATTGGCGTTCGAGTTGTCGTCGAGCGGTTGCCAGCGTGGCGCGAACGGCGTCCATGTTGTTCATGCGGGCTTCTAGTTCGGCCACCTGCAACCACAATTCAGGATGTTCCTCGGCAGCCGACCGAAAGTGTTCGGCCGATTTTTCTAGATCGCCGCCCACCAAGTAGTAAAACCCCCACGACTTTTCCAGGTCCGACGAATCGGTCTGGTCCGCATGGGAAAGGTGCCAGAACCACTCTTTCAAATTGGGCGCCTGCTTGGTCACGGCGACCTGTTCAGCAGTGCGAATTGCTAGGAATCGGTGAGCCGCTGGATAACCAGTCGAATCCAGTGGTGCCAGCGACTGCATCAATTCGCCGGCGCGTGCCATTTCGTTACTTTGTTCGTAAGACCGTGCCAGCGAGAAAACCACCTCGTTGCGATTGATGTTTTCGCCCAGCAAGGCCTTCGTCAGTAGTAGCCGAGCGGCTTCCGGGCGATCTTCTTGCAATTGCCGCAGACCACTGGCCCAGTACTTTTGCGCATTGGTCGATTGCCGGGCGTTGCCCATCGCGGTTGCCCCAACAAATCCAACCAAGGCAATCACGGCCGGAATGCCCAACAGTAGATCCCGGGTCAGTCGACGACCCGATGAGAAAGTATCCAGCAGCGTTCGCAGCGTCATCCCGGCACGGCCCAGCATGCGTCCCGGGAAACCGATGATCGATCCGAAGGTTCCCGCCACTCCGCCACGACCACCCTGAATCGGGCGGTTCATGCGGGACTGGCGGCGCATGATTCGCCGTGTTCGATACCGTTGGATCCATGAAAACATAGTAGGAAGACGCTGTGCTAGTCGTAGGTGAACGGAATGAAAACGGAAAAAAGACAAAACCAGGGCGTCGAGGGTAACGGTGAAAACACCGGCTAGAAGCCGTATGCGACGCCCTCATTTCAGCCCAATGCTTTTCGGTTTCAGCGGTAGTGGGATTCGCCAGAACTCCCTTTTCCTAAATAGCTCTCGATCTGCGATTCAATCATGGTTGGAATCCCTCGTTGGGCGCTGTGCCGATCAATCGTCACGCTTGGATCCTTCTAGAAACGCATGTTGCATCGCGGCCTGAAACAGTTGGTGGTTTTCTTCTTGCTGGGTGCGGGAAAGTTTGATCGGTGTTTCGTCCAGCAATTGGACCTGAATCACCCCGCCACCATAATCCTGTTTCTCACCCACGCCCCATCTCACTCGGTTGATCAGGTGCACCCAAGCATCGCCAAAGTGGGGTGGTGGCGGAACGCATTGACCGTCAGGGCCAATGCAACCAAACAGCACCTCGGCCCGTTCTAGCGGCGGACGCGATAACGTTAGGTCGGCGGCCACGAATCCGGGGGCCGATTCCAGTTCGTACGTCGAGCGATTCGCCACGTCCCAGC
Protein-coding regions in this window:
- a CDS encoding polysaccharide biosynthesis tyrosine autokinase, with the protein product MSGPSDVSVGGVLWRRKGVILLLILCGLGAGYWFFTTQDETFRAAATIEVYSQNVPTNTGSASEIVVETAPNLAFIQAEMTSQDVLSDAIAIGQLTAFDETPADVSSLINMIRANLVLSPPFEGAESPDRTIVEVSFESGDPTVATAIVNAVVDAYDKSINGRHQGNIENVVGFFRDSRDSIIPKLDELENEFTEFRANAPLEWNGKGEAINPYRDDAIRLEDNLYNLQSQARQLDSKLRLIREAVKGGRHPYAVFQEVQYLLDDVRDIEQMHQAIVEAPNDNLELQTQLMDLRVQAEMLAIQFAANHPQRLTVEQKLKATEKALRELQQTRNNVSPEKIDVVKRQDEAAQALLTTYVSSLRKKQDLINEDVADTTKRLEDVRAKALKLMEFEGENASFLRRIARYQETLDLYDTQLEKANLPGMNSGLHVKVLRPAGLGMLVGPLLSRALVMGGFLGLVAGGALAFLWDWSERTFRSPDEISTLLGLPILAHLPVILTPSKRQLKKSSGNDLFPHTDQIVTVLHHPHAPCSEAVRSVRTSLFPVAGAPPEYQVLQITSALPGDGKSTVAANLAASVARAGKRVLLIDADLRRPTQAKIFGVQSELGLTSLINGEGQLADIVVPTDTEDLFVLASGPRPNNPAEALMMPEFGQILDEARLQFDLIIIDTPPLLAVTDASNVATYADGVMVVMRIGRNIKPMSKRAITMLRMLHVNIIGLVINAVGDSGYSATYSQAWSDSYGGQPGGEYGHSYYRYGSDRYLDASKGQTITVRSQRSRNADPARAATLSEPVKTTE
- a CDS encoding tetratricopeptide repeat protein: MNRPIQGGRGGVAGTFGSIIGFPGRMLGRAGMTLRTLLDTFSSGRRLTRDLLLGIPAVIALVGFVGATAMGNARQSTNAQKYWASGLRQLQEDRPEAARLLLTKALLGENINRNEVVFSLARSYEQSNEMARAGELMQSLAPLDSTGYPAAHRFLAIRTAEQVAVTKQAPNLKEWFWHLSHADQTDSSDLEKSWGFYYLVGGDLEKSAEHFRSAAEEHPELWLQVAELEARMNNMDAVRATLATARRQLERQFVRNPGDTRNRLLYATSLFYMGQLPDAERLLKEGLAQEDNESFRKLLAAVFIRMFDTEYAAKGIQDSFKYLVVALDYDRDCQPALTRLVEVSRSSAEKLEESRKTMRQMIADGNGSAMAHFTLGSLEWLAGKPGLAQLNMKQAVALDPNLVVVANNLAYLMAQSESADLEAALHLADQAVQAEPENPDYLDTRAMIYLKKQDYPSAAIDYQKALERSQQPGPIQLQLAKIYDQLGDKETAEQFRRKARENGSIADPEQADKNPSGE